One genomic region from Nostoc sphaeroides encodes:
- a CDS encoding SUMF1/EgtB/PvdO family nonheme iron enzyme produces MAKNWAIAIGINQYDYLQPLNYAKRDALLMQEFLSNEAGFERIFFFSDDSPPVDGKSTRPTRTNLLRVLRQLFDNPFMGAGDNFWFFFSGHGMRHAGRDYLMPCDGDPEDVESTAIAINVVTERLRRCGADNVVLILDACRSLGTRAGEGIGRQTAEQARQQGVISIFSCSPQEYSYEIEALQQGAFTTALLEGLGIQGKCATVERLAEYLKFRVPELVRQHKNTNQTPYVIAEPVDKSHLILVPRYATQTDIATLKNDAYQAEADRNLDLAEQLWIRVLAAASGQDTVAIKAIQRIERLRWESQQPSSPPRPIIENSIKGISIVEKNPLKTFQFEVVTVNAKGDITNRRNEEAKYFAEDLGNGVTLEMVQIPGGTFMMGSPEGEAERLKRENPQHQVKVPGFFMGKYAVTQAQYQAVMGINSSHFKGEKRPVEQVIWDEAVEFCKKLSQKTGKTYRLSSEAEWEYACCAGTKTPFYFGETITTDLVNYNGDYPYGSAPKGEYRKQTTDVGKFPPNSFGLYDMHGNVWEWCEDVYNDNYIEDAPKDGSAWLIGKDNDIKLRRGGSWDNVAWNCRSANRGRYARAHRDNFVGFRVVAVAVA; encoded by the coding sequence ATGGCAAAAAATTGGGCGATCGCGATCGGAATTAACCAGTATGATTATCTGCAACCGCTAAACTATGCCAAGCGGGATGCACTGTTAATGCAAGAGTTTTTGAGCAATGAAGCCGGATTTGAGCGGATATTTTTCTTCTCTGATGACTCTCCTCCTGTTGACGGAAAATCTACTCGCCCAACTCGCACTAACTTGCTGCGAGTCTTGCGACAGTTATTTGACAATCCCTTTATGGGAGCAGGGGATAATTTCTGGTTTTTCTTCAGTGGTCATGGGATGAGACACGCTGGCCGTGATTATCTCATGCCCTGTGATGGCGATCCAGAGGATGTTGAAAGTACGGCAATTGCGATTAACGTTGTGACTGAACGTCTACGTCGTTGCGGTGCTGATAATGTTGTCCTCATTCTCGATGCTTGTCGTAGTCTAGGTACTCGTGCTGGCGAAGGCATTGGGCGACAAACCGCAGAACAAGCACGTCAACAAGGAGTTATCAGCATATTTTCCTGTAGTCCACAGGAGTATTCTTATGAAATTGAGGCTTTACAACAAGGTGCTTTTACTACTGCACTACTAGAAGGGTTAGGAATTCAAGGTAAATGCGCTACTGTTGAACGATTGGCTGAGTATCTCAAGTTTCGTGTGCCTGAACTGGTTCGCCAGCATAAGAATACAAACCAAACGCCTTATGTTATTGCTGAACCTGTGGATAAATCCCACTTAATACTTGTGCCACGATATGCAACTCAAACAGATATCGCCACGCTGAAAAATGATGCTTACCAAGCGGAAGCTGACAGGAATTTAGATTTAGCAGAGCAATTATGGATTCGGGTATTAGCTGCGGCTTCAGGGCAAGATACGGTTGCGATCAAAGCAATTCAAAGAATTGAAAGGTTGCGGTGGGAATCTCAACAACCATCTTCACCACCTCGTCCTATTATTGAAAATTCCATTAAGGGAATCTCTATAGTTGAAAAAAATCCCTTAAAAACTTTTCAATTTGAAGTGGTTACGGTAAATGCAAAAGGAGATATCACCAATCGCCGTAATGAGGAAGCGAAATATTTTGCAGAAGATTTAGGGAATGGTGTCACCTTGGAAATGGTGCAGATACCAGGGGGAACCTTTATGATGGGTTCGCCAGAAGGGGAAGCAGAGAGACTTAAAAGAGAAAATCCACAGCATCAGGTAAAAGTGCCTGGGTTCTTCATGGGGAAATATGCAGTTACCCAGGCACAGTATCAAGCCGTTATGGGGATAAATTCTTCTCATTTCAAAGGTGAAAAACGACCTGTAGAACAAGTTATTTGGGATGAGGCGGTAGAGTTTTGTAAAAAGTTGAGTCAGAAGACAGGAAAAACCTACAGGCTATCCAGTGAAGCCGAATGGGAATATGCTTGTTGTGCTGGAACCAAGACACCGTTTTATTTTGGCGAAACAATTACCACAGATTTAGTTAACTACAACGGTGACTATCCTTACGGCTCTGCACCAAAGGGCGAATATCGTAAACAAACAACAGATGTAGGAAAATTTCCGCCTAACTCTTTCGGTTTATACGATATGCATGGTAATGTATGGGAATGGTGTGAAGATGTGTATAATGATAATTACATAGAAGATGCGCCAAAAGATGGTAGTGCGTGGCTTATTGGTAAAGATAATGACATAAAGCTGCGGCGTGGCGGTTCTTGGGACAACGTTGCCTGGAATTGCCGTTCTGCCAATCGCGGTAGGTACGCGCGCGCGCATCGTGACAACTTTGTTGGTTTTCGCGTGGTGGCGGTGGCTGTGGCGTGA